One genomic window of Psychrobacter cibarius includes the following:
- the glpK gene encoding glycerol kinase GlpK, which translates to MAGYILALDQGTTSSRAILYDDRARPIKMAQQPTTLQTPKAGFVEQDAQQIWQTQISCAHDVINQAGLLATDVTSIAITNQRESIVMWDKQTGKPLAPAIIWQDRRTASYCKTLAAEGASCMMNDSHDDVASEVQRITGLRLDPYFSASKIAWLLEHNPKLSVRASRGEIAVGTIDSWLIYKLTGGEHVIDVTNASRTLLYDIHKLEWSEELCARFAIPMNILPKVLPSDGDFGKTKKGLFAKQIPIQAVLGDQQAALFGQGCLDAGMAKNTYGTGCFMLMNIGQKPKLSEHKLLTTIAWQRKSTSARPDNLSFDQIVQSGKRMLQPPRKEVTYALEGSVFMAGAIVQWLRDNLGMIQQSSEVEDLARQVDSSEEVVLLPAFTGLGAPYWRSDISASITGMSRGTTKAHIARAALEAVAYQTYDVLIAMQKDSPHPLTELRVDGGAANNDLLMQFQADLLDVPVLRPRDTEITAKGAALLAGLKTGLYDEGTMQASWQVDRVFEPQMSSDIREQHLNKWQRAIDRALTSL; encoded by the coding sequence ATGGCAGGATATATTTTGGCTTTGGATCAAGGGACGACATCGAGTCGAGCGATATTGTACGATGATCGTGCGCGTCCGATAAAAATGGCACAGCAGCCTACCACTTTACAAACCCCAAAAGCGGGCTTTGTCGAACAAGATGCACAACAAATTTGGCAAACGCAGATTAGCTGTGCCCATGATGTGATTAATCAAGCAGGGCTACTTGCTACCGACGTCACCAGTATCGCGATCACCAATCAGCGTGAATCTATTGTCATGTGGGATAAGCAAACGGGTAAACCTTTAGCCCCTGCCATCATTTGGCAAGATCGCCGTACGGCGAGCTACTGTAAAACACTCGCGGCTGAGGGTGCCAGCTGCATGATGAATGACAGCCATGATGATGTGGCAAGCGAAGTGCAACGCATTACAGGGCTACGTTTAGATCCATATTTCAGTGCCAGCAAAATCGCTTGGTTACTAGAGCACAATCCGAAATTGAGCGTACGAGCCAGCAGAGGAGAAATAGCGGTTGGTACTATAGACAGTTGGCTCATATATAAGCTAACCGGTGGCGAGCATGTCATTGATGTGACCAACGCTTCCCGTACTTTATTATATGATATCCACAAGCTTGAGTGGTCAGAAGAGCTGTGCGCCCGTTTTGCGATACCCATGAATATTTTGCCTAAAGTCCTACCATCTGATGGTGACTTTGGTAAAACCAAAAAAGGACTATTTGCCAAACAAATTCCTATTCAAGCGGTATTGGGCGATCAGCAAGCGGCACTTTTTGGACAAGGCTGCCTCGATGCTGGCATGGCTAAAAACACTTATGGTACTGGGTGTTTTATGCTGATGAATATTGGTCAAAAACCCAAACTTAGCGAGCATAAACTACTAACGACAATCGCTTGGCAACGAAAATCCACATCGGCTCGTCCAGACAATTTATCGTTCGATCAAATTGTACAGTCAGGCAAACGCATGTTGCAGCCACCCAGAAAGGAAGTTACTTATGCCTTGGAGGGTAGTGTTTTTATGGCAGGTGCTATTGTCCAATGGTTACGGGACAATCTGGGTATGATTCAACAAAGCAGTGAAGTCGAAGATTTAGCCCGCCAAGTTGATAGCAGTGAAGAGGTGGTGTTACTGCCTGCATTCACAGGATTAGGAGCACCCTATTGGCGCTCCGATATCAGCGCGAGTATTACTGGTATGAGCCGCGGCACGACTAAAGCCCATATTGCTCGTGCTGCGTTAGAGGCAGTTGCCTATCAAACTTATGATGTGCTCATTGCCATGCAAAAAGACAGTCCTCATCCATTAACTGAGCTAAGAGTAGATGGTGGCGCGGCTAACAATGACTTATTGATGCAGTTTCAAGCTGATTTACTCGATGTGCCTGTCCTGCGTCCCAGAGATACAGAAATCACTGCCAAAGGTGCAGCATTACTCGCGGGGTTAAAAACGGGGTTATATGATGAAGGGACGATGCAAGCATCATGGCAAGTCGATCGTGTTTTTGAACCCCAAATGTCCAGTGATATCCGTGAACAGCATCTTAATAAGTGGCAACGAGCCATCGATAGAGCACTGACATCCTTATAA
- a CDS encoding endonuclease/exonuclease/phosphatase family protein produces the protein MNNNAEAKSARQFYIATANLLNFANPNRIYYDNAPAYSNDEYEHKLSGITDLLAKAHADIIAVQEVWDSNALEALAVSLGFNPEHVVVPLASNDRSSPYTHGKGAQNTPAVGIISRFEQLESRLLEDIALKAVIDIPDIGPYQRFNRPPLVVRVDAFGQPITIITAHLKSKRAFFLRDESGNLLEDMDDPNIRVRAKLRSLCMRAAEAASIRMSIIERLRHTREPLILLGDMNDVTGSVTTQLMAETGEVNYDKGMRDVALFDAARIQARYGWMKDVAYTHIYQGMPEVIDQLFVSEEFLPDSKFSLGQVERVDYFNDHLKWDYADRVIDHGIIRAKIKLND, from the coding sequence ATGAACAATAATGCGGAAGCTAAAAGCGCCAGACAATTTTATATTGCCACTGCCAACTTGCTCAATTTTGCCAACCCTAACCGAATTTATTATGACAATGCGCCAGCTTACAGTAACGATGAATACGAGCACAAGCTAAGCGGCATCACCGATTTATTAGCAAAAGCACATGCTGATATTATTGCGGTGCAAGAAGTCTGGGATAGTAATGCGCTTGAAGCATTGGCGGTGTCGTTGGGATTTAACCCCGAGCATGTTGTTGTTCCGTTGGCAAGCAACGACCGTTCAAGCCCTTATACCCATGGCAAAGGGGCGCAAAACACTCCTGCCGTTGGTATTATTAGTCGCTTTGAGCAATTAGAAAGCCGCTTGCTTGAAGATATTGCGCTAAAAGCGGTGATTGATATCCCTGATATTGGTCCTTACCAGCGCTTTAATCGTCCACCATTAGTAGTACGGGTCGATGCCTTTGGTCAACCGATAACGATTATTACGGCGCATCTAAAAAGCAAACGGGCATTTTTCTTGCGTGATGAAAGTGGCAATTTGTTAGAAGACATGGACGATCCAAATATTCGAGTCCGTGCCAAGCTCCGTAGCTTATGTATGCGCGCCGCAGAAGCAGCCTCTATTCGCATGTCTATTATAGAGCGCTTACGTCATACTCGTGAGCCATTGATTTTGTTAGGCGATATGAATGATGTCACCGGTAGCGTCACCACCCAATTGATGGCTGAGACTGGTGAAGTTAATTATGACAAAGGCATGCGCGATGTTGCATTATTCGATGCTGCGCGTATCCAAGCACGCTATGGATGGATGAAAGATGTGGCATATACCCATATATATCAAGGTATGCCAGAAGTGATTGATCAATTATTTGTTTCAGAAGAGTTTCTTCCTGATAGTAAATTTTCACTGGGTCAGGTTGAAAGAGTAGACTATTTCAATGACCATTTAAAGTGGGACTATGCAGATAGAGTCATCGATCATGGTATTATAAGAGCGAAAATTAAACTCAATGATTAA
- a CDS encoding TetR/AcrR family transcriptional regulator yields the protein MSENKDEKIEDVLVDSELAKKLVPNKFKFTSQQGRARRQKLLAGAKKLSETQPINDITLAAVCEEAGIPRASAYHFFPNIEAIFLALRFLNAIEILEIVETVDIGNYDRWQGYLTALIDNCVTIFHNDETKAKLIYDTNTPDFEGDSFGEDIDHQIVDLVYKRLSERYEMPSFHDIQDTLLIAYSIINAIFTLSYRRHQSITNEYIQEANTAFIAYLRCYLPEKLPRKNR from the coding sequence ATGAGCGAAAATAAAGACGAAAAGATTGAAGATGTGTTGGTAGATTCGGAACTGGCAAAAAAACTGGTACCGAATAAGTTCAAGTTTACCAGCCAACAAGGCCGTGCGCGCCGTCAAAAACTTTTGGCTGGTGCTAAGAAGTTAAGTGAAACACAACCTATCAATGACATTACTTTGGCGGCTGTATGTGAAGAAGCAGGCATTCCAAGAGCTTCTGCTTATCACTTTTTTCCTAACATCGAAGCGATATTTTTAGCATTGCGTTTTTTGAATGCTATCGAAATATTAGAAATAGTAGAAACAGTCGATATTGGTAATTATGACAGATGGCAGGGCTATTTGACGGCGCTTATTGATAATTGTGTGACGATATTCCATAACGACGAAACCAAAGCCAAGCTCATTTATGACACGAACACGCCTGATTTTGAAGGTGATAGTTTTGGTGAAGATATCGATCATCAGATCGTCGATTTGGTTTATAAGCGTTTATCAGAGCGCTATGAGATGCCGAGTTTCCACGATATTCAAGACACGCTATTGATTGCTTATAGCATTATTAATGCGATATTCACATTGTCTTATCGTCGTCACCAAAGCATTACCAATGAATATATCCAAGAAGCAAACACTGCGTTTATCGCTTATTTGCGTTGCTATCTACCAGAAAAGCTACCGCGTAAGAATCGCTAG
- a CDS encoding SdrD B-like domain-containing protein: MTLSTMTPSNRTALCSAKISALSLAMLLMQSNIAIAADAANPNLQIINNIANASYNVNNQTDVTISSTSNQVQVKASDLPEYGIELTQQPLLTVMPNALVNWVNVLSNTSYSNQTVELTLAVSPTLSNLKVYQDLNKNGVVDSGDTEVIFDNLSAQIKLGHSESIQFIVQALSDVNGKSGDTADIKIGAVVLEDPSVSSVNATDRLIIVEPEIKFTTPKFDANKTTSQIEENVYIDASYAQCNAQLDKPDQVWVTITSLLTGDKYALKAIETGNSTGKYQLSAPTQNNANAVNDKFIQTLANDTLTASLDACIAPSVGTGAEQLPSEGDFTVRIDDLDTQINIVDDSPSLVVTKESDVKSAEFGDYVSYTINITNSGNSTAYDVQLKDALPRGFAYVDGSVRVNQTTDINIDQAQTTEFKADGKYQVLNLGNMANGESKKITYRVLIGASSLGGDGINRATAVASNEQGKSLVSREAQWKIEVERGVMNTDGIIIGKVYHDINRDGIQQKEDGELGVAGVRIYMENGNFVVTDPEGKYNFYGVSAKTHVLKVDRTTIPHSTEMVTQSNRNAGDAGSRFVDLKYGELHRADFGIVVGMGDSTERLNTELVARSKSVSAKNDSLEQAVKTELTLDPDYNRDYDDNVDASGCNINGDLDLGSNCDSAIVNEMINPAANRVDMTVTTVAPPVEKELEEYLKEVANNDVAFINLNEGQQLSTYKQMVQVQAPLGSIFTLYANGKAVSEQQIGKTAEQEKQNVTAFDYYAVDLKRGNNTLRGVATDVNGKIISEQTIKVSTPDNLQAIDYRTQAQLVPADGVSDYQVVISLKDRDGRPYIASTPITIDTNIGRINLNDSSKDQAGTQVIVSGGELLIPVTAPSVPGKGELVIDTGSSKQIIPLQFTAQLRPLIAVGIVEGAISLKDFDGSSITDAQGAFEQELNDFAGNDDYTASGRAAMFLKGKVRGDYLLTLAYDSDKKGERLFRDIEPGEYYPVYGDSSAKGFDAQSTSKLYVRLDKGRSFAMYGDLKTQIDNDEGIKLGQYNRTLTGLKAQYEDSNTRITAFIAETSSSQRVNETRGLGISGPYPLAENFDAVLENSETVEVITRDANNPGLIISRETLTRFADYEIDPISRSLFLKAPIASQDIDGNPIYLRVTVEVDEGGEKYLVGGIAAKQQLTDKIAIGGSYVNSADPLNKEELASVNSVIKFNDKLKLVAEYAMNKAENPNFQPSNQINATELDGQDAEGNALRIELDFDNKKNTRAKAYYNDTDEGFVTGASPQTAGRAESGVEVTHLINDKKTALKLEGVRTKDHTTDANRQGVLASIEQRLSTNIVGEIGLRYYKQDATAASRNIQAVTDVVDVTDNTMFNDDIINQSALNNVSDSEKDIEGTTARARITARLPKLNDSLVFAEYEQDIDNSNRNATSIGGETPLGGLGRLYARHDLINSLSGSYGLDDTEERQRTVFGFDANYMKDGKVYSEYRMRDAISALEAEAAIGLKNKWYVQQGLTINTLFERVESLEGDTENTATAAGIGVEYLAKEDYKASARFEKRWGETSDTLLGSAGIAYRYTDDVTLLAKDIYSRVDYDDGNRTINRFQLGAAYRDYDSNQLDMLAKLEYRLDDNSTGDDAYQKDAVIWSLSGNYHPTRPLTLSGRYAGKYTQFDADNISSDNTAHALYARGLYDISERWDVGLQAGTYWNKQADDMSYMLGAEVGYSPMTNLWLSLGYNFMGFEDEDIAYDDSTMEGAYFRLRFKFDEDLFKRDDPRKNQRLTTHSTL; encoded by the coding sequence ATGACTCTATCTACCATGACACCGTCTAATCGTACTGCATTGTGTTCAGCGAAGATCTCTGCGCTGTCATTGGCAATGTTGCTTATGCAATCAAATATCGCGATTGCAGCTGATGCAGCAAACCCTAATCTGCAAATCATCAACAATATTGCAAATGCTAGCTATAACGTCAATAATCAGACTGACGTCACAATATCTAGCACCTCAAACCAAGTACAAGTCAAAGCCTCAGACCTTCCTGAATACGGTATTGAACTCACTCAACAGCCGTTACTCACCGTTATGCCTAACGCCTTGGTTAACTGGGTAAACGTCCTAAGCAATACCAGCTATAGCAACCAGACTGTGGAGCTAACATTAGCTGTATCTCCAACGCTCTCAAACTTAAAAGTCTATCAAGATCTAAATAAAAACGGCGTCGTTGATAGTGGTGATACTGAAGTTATTTTCGATAATTTAAGCGCACAAATCAAACTTGGACACAGTGAAAGTATCCAGTTTATCGTGCAAGCTTTATCAGATGTTAACGGCAAAAGTGGCGATACTGCAGATATTAAAATTGGCGCTGTCGTTCTAGAAGACCCATCCGTATCGAGTGTCAACGCAACGGATAGACTAATCATCGTTGAGCCTGAAATCAAATTTACAACGCCTAAATTTGACGCAAACAAAACCACCTCACAAATCGAGGAAAACGTCTATATCGATGCCAGCTATGCGCAGTGTAACGCTCAGCTAGATAAGCCAGATCAAGTATGGGTCACGATTACCTCTTTGTTGACGGGTGACAAATACGCATTGAAAGCGATTGAGACGGGCAATAGTACTGGTAAATATCAGCTATCAGCACCAACACAAAACAATGCCAACGCTGTCAATGACAAATTTATTCAGACTCTAGCAAATGATACGTTGACTGCAAGTCTAGATGCCTGTATCGCGCCTTCTGTCGGCACTGGCGCTGAGCAGCTACCAAGTGAAGGTGACTTCACCGTACGTATCGATGACTTAGATACACAAATCAATATCGTCGATGATAGCCCAAGCTTAGTCGTCACCAAAGAAAGCGACGTTAAAAGCGCTGAATTTGGTGATTATGTTAGCTACACCATTAATATCACCAATAGTGGCAACTCTACCGCTTACGATGTACAACTAAAAGACGCCCTACCACGTGGTTTTGCTTATGTAGATGGTAGTGTACGTGTCAACCAAACTACTGATATCAATATCGACCAAGCGCAAACCACTGAGTTTAAAGCTGATGGTAAATATCAGGTGCTAAATTTAGGTAATATGGCAAATGGCGAAAGTAAAAAAATCACGTATCGTGTCTTAATCGGTGCTTCATCATTAGGCGGTGATGGCATCAACCGCGCGACTGCCGTTGCTAGCAATGAACAAGGTAAAAGCTTAGTTTCAAGAGAAGCACAGTGGAAGATTGAAGTAGAGCGCGGCGTCATGAATACTGATGGCATCATCATCGGTAAGGTCTACCACGATATCAACCGTGATGGCATTCAACAAAAAGAAGATGGCGAACTTGGCGTTGCAGGCGTGCGTATCTACATGGAAAACGGTAACTTTGTCGTGACTGATCCTGAAGGTAAATATAACTTCTATGGTGTCAGTGCCAAAACTCACGTCTTAAAAGTTGACCGCACCACCATCCCTCACTCAACCGAGATGGTCACCCAAAGTAATCGCAATGCTGGCGATGCTGGCAGCCGTTTCGTTGACTTAAAATATGGCGAATTACATCGTGCCGATTTCGGTATCGTGGTCGGTATGGGCGATAGCACTGAGCGTTTGAATACGGAGCTTGTCGCTCGTAGCAAATCAGTGAGCGCTAAGAATGATAGCCTTGAGCAAGCAGTAAAAACCGAGCTAACCCTAGATCCTGACTACAATCGTGACTACGATGATAATGTAGACGCCAGTGGCTGCAACATCAATGGCGACTTAGATCTGGGCAGCAACTGTGACTCTGCTATCGTCAATGAGATGATCAATCCAGCCGCCAATCGTGTTGATATGACCGTAACTACGGTAGCACCGCCAGTAGAAAAAGAGCTAGAAGAATATCTCAAAGAAGTGGCTAACAATGACGTGGCTTTTATCAATTTAAACGAAGGTCAACAGCTCAGCACTTATAAACAAATGGTACAGGTACAAGCGCCACTGGGTTCAATATTTACCCTATATGCCAATGGAAAAGCAGTATCAGAACAACAAATCGGCAAAACAGCTGAGCAAGAAAAACAGAATGTGACTGCCTTTGATTACTATGCCGTCGACTTAAAGCGTGGCAACAATACCTTGCGCGGTGTCGCTACTGATGTGAATGGCAAAATTATCTCTGAGCAAACCATTAAAGTATCAACGCCAGACAATTTACAAGCCATTGACTATCGCACTCAAGCGCAGCTAGTACCGGCAGATGGCGTTAGCGATTATCAAGTCGTTATTAGCCTAAAAGACCGTGATGGCCGTCCGTATATCGCCTCAACACCTATCACTATCGATACCAATATCGGCCGTATCAATCTTAATGACAGCAGTAAAGATCAAGCTGGTACGCAAGTTATTGTCTCAGGTGGTGAGCTACTCATACCCGTGACTGCACCGAGTGTACCGGGTAAAGGTGAGTTGGTCATCGACACTGGTAGCAGTAAACAGATTATCCCGTTACAATTTACCGCGCAATTACGTCCTCTCATTGCCGTCGGCATCGTCGAAGGCGCGATCTCACTTAAAGACTTTGATGGCAGCAGCATTACTGACGCCCAAGGCGCTTTTGAGCAAGAGCTCAATGATTTCGCTGGTAACGATGACTATACCGCTTCTGGTCGCGCCGCGATGTTCCTTAAAGGCAAAGTACGTGGCGATTATTTGCTCACTTTGGCTTATGACAGCGACAAAAAAGGCGAGCGTCTGTTCCGTGATATCGAGCCTGGCGAATACTATCCTGTCTATGGTGATTCATCAGCCAAAGGCTTTGATGCACAATCTACCAGCAAACTCTATGTGCGCTTGGACAAGGGTCGCTCATTTGCTATGTATGGCGACTTAAAAACTCAAATTGATAACGATGAAGGTATTAAATTAGGTCAATATAACCGTACGTTGACTGGCCTAAAAGCCCAGTATGAAGATAGCAATACTCGCATTACCGCCTTTATCGCGGAGACCAGTTCCAGCCAACGCGTCAATGAGACTCGTGGTCTTGGTATCTCAGGCCCTTATCCATTGGCTGAAAACTTTGACGCCGTATTAGAAAACTCGGAAACTGTCGAAGTGATCACTCGTGACGCCAACAATCCAGGCTTGATCATTAGCCGTGAGACCCTTACCCGCTTTGCCGATTATGAAATTGACCCTATCAGCCGCAGCTTATTTTTAAAAGCCCCTATCGCTAGCCAAGACATCGATGGCAACCCTATTTATCTACGAGTCACTGTAGAAGTAGACGAAGGCGGCGAAAAATACTTGGTCGGTGGCATTGCTGCCAAGCAGCAGTTGACTGATAAAATCGCCATCGGTGGTAGCTATGTCAACAGTGCTGACCCTCTTAACAAAGAAGAGCTGGCTAGCGTCAACAGCGTTATCAAGTTTAACGATAAGCTAAAACTGGTCGCTGAATACGCGATGAATAAAGCTGAGAATCCAAATTTTCAGCCAAGCAATCAAATCAATGCAACAGAATTAGACGGTCAAGACGCAGAAGGTAATGCCTTGCGTATCGAGCTTGACTTTGATAACAAGAAAAACACTCGTGCCAAAGCTTATTATAACGATACTGACGAAGGTTTCGTGACTGGTGCCTCGCCGCAGACTGCTGGGCGCGCTGAATCGGGCGTCGAAGTCACTCATTTAATTAATGACAAAAAGACCGCGCTAAAACTAGAAGGCGTACGCACTAAAGATCATACCACTGATGCTAACCGCCAAGGTGTCTTAGCCAGTATTGAACAGCGTTTGAGCACCAACATCGTTGGCGAGATTGGCTTACGTTATTATAAGCAAGATGCAACGGCAGCTTCACGCAATATCCAAGCGGTAACAGACGTCGTAGATGTGACTGACAACACCATGTTTAATGACGATATTATCAATCAATCGGCGCTAAATAATGTCAGTGATTCTGAAAAAGATATTGAAGGTACTACCGCCCGCGCTCGTATCACGGCACGGTTGCCCAAGCTCAATGACTCTTTAGTATTTGCAGAATATGAGCAAGATATTGATAACAGTAATCGTAATGCCACCTCCATCGGAGGCGAGACGCCGCTAGGTGGTTTAGGCCGCTTATACGCCCGTCATGACTTGATCAACAGTCTATCTGGTAGCTATGGTCTTGATGATACTGAAGAACGTCAGCGTACCGTATTTGGTTTTGACGCCAACTACATGAAAGACGGCAAAGTCTATAGCGAATACCGCATGCGCGATGCTATCAGTGCTCTCGAAGCGGAAGCGGCCATTGGTCTTAAGAACAAATGGTATGTCCAGCAGGGTTTAACCATCAATACTTTATTTGAGCGTGTTGAATCATTAGAGGGCGATACCGAAAACACCGCAACGGCAGCTGGCATTGGTGTAGAGTATCTTGCGAAAGAAGATTACAAAGCCTCAGCCCGTTTTGAGAAGCGTTGGGGTGAGACTAGTGACACATTGCTAGGTAGCGCTGGTATTGCTTATCGCTATACCGATGATGTGACTCTGTTGGCCAAGGACATCTACTCACGCGTCGATTATGACGATGGCAATCGCACGATTAATCGTTTCCAGCTAGGAGCTGCCTATCGTGATTATGATAGCAATCAGTTAGACATGTTAGCCAAGCTTGAGTATCGCTTAGATGATAACAGTACTGGCGATGACGCCTATCAAAAAGATGCCGTTATCTGGTCATTGAGTGGTAACTATCATCCAACGCGTCCGTTGACGTTGTCAGGTCGTTACGCGGGTAAATATACTCAGTTTGATGCTGATAATATCAGTAGCGACAATACAGCCCATGCGCTTTATGCTCGTGGTCTATATGACATCAGTGAGCGCTGGGATGTGGGCTTGCAAGCAGGCACTTATTGGAACAAACAAGCAGATGATATGTCTTATATGCTCGGTGCGGAAGTAGGCTATAGCCCAATGACCAATCTTTGGTTGTCACTAGGTTATAACTTCATGGGCTTTGAGGATGAAGACATCGCTTATGACGATAGCACTATGGAAGGCGCTTACTTTAGATTACGTTTCAAGTTTGACGAAGACCTATTCAAACGTGATGATCCACGTAAGAACCAGCGTTTGACGACTCACTCTACATTGTAA